One genomic window of Halobellus limi includes the following:
- a CDS encoding DUF7543 family protein: MEWTRNRSEEDLVEWTRADGYVTIRRRRRADGGWVVRLDRLYQAPEGSGYRRERVDDVESAERLVEAWKDEHGAAEEQSST; encoded by the coding sequence ATGGAGTGGACGCGGAACCGCAGCGAGGAGGACCTCGTCGAGTGGACGCGCGCGGACGGGTACGTGACGATCCGACGGCGACGCCGGGCCGACGGCGGGTGGGTCGTCAGACTCGACCGACTGTATCAGGCACCGGAGGGCAGCGGCTACCGGCGCGAACGCGTCGACGACGTCGAGTCGGCCGAGCGGTTGGTCGAAGCCTGGAAGGACGAGCACGGGGCGGCCGAAGAGCAGTCGTCCACGTGA
- a CDS encoding acetate--CoA ligase family protein, with amino-acid sequence MGELSPLFAPERIAVVGATDREGSVGRAIMENLLDAFVGEVVPVNPGREEVFGLPALDSVADSEADLAVVVVPPTVAVDVVREAGEAGITNVVVITAGFGETGTEGATREQELTEVAEAYDIDLVGPNSLGIMSTPVGMNASFGPENATSGRMSFMSQSGAFITAVLDWANDQGIGFKDIVSLGNKAVLDESDFVREWGDDEETDVVIGYLEGIDDGQAFIQTAREVTQETPIVLVKSGRTDAGAQAASSHTGTIAGSDQAYEAGLEQAGVIRAESVQELFDAARVLESQPLPETDGVAVITNAGGPGVMSTDSIGDSRLSMASFADETLEAFSETLPAEGNIYNPVDVVGDADNERFRDALDVALADENVGSAMVLACPTAVLDYGELAEDTVAMQAKHDKPVAACFMGGARVKPAAETLSEAGIPNYFDPARAVAGLDALSRFRDISEREYREPTTFDVDRERAREILSSVEGRTDTRLGVEAMGLLDAYGIPTPDGDIVDAPADALEVAERIDGDVVMKIVSPDILHKSDIGGVKVGVPNEEVYDAYEDLVSRARNYQPDATIIGVQVQEMVDLDSGVETIVGMNRDPQFGPLLLFGLGGIFVETLEDTTFRVAPVSEPEAEAMTREIDAAPLLRGARGRDPADVEGVVETIQRLSQLVTDFPAILELDINPLVATPDGVEAVDVRLTVDPDEL; translated from the coding sequence ATGGGAGAGCTATCTCCGTTGTTCGCGCCCGAACGCATCGCCGTCGTGGGCGCTACGGACCGCGAGGGGTCGGTCGGCAGAGCGATTATGGAGAACCTCCTCGACGCGTTCGTGGGCGAGGTCGTCCCCGTGAACCCGGGACGAGAGGAGGTCTTCGGACTGCCGGCGCTCGACAGCGTCGCCGACTCGGAGGCCGACCTCGCGGTGGTGGTCGTCCCCCCGACGGTCGCCGTCGACGTCGTCCGCGAGGCCGGCGAGGCCGGGATCACGAACGTGGTGGTCATCACCGCCGGGTTCGGCGAGACGGGCACCGAGGGTGCCACTCGGGAGCAGGAGCTGACGGAGGTCGCAGAGGCGTACGACATCGACCTCGTCGGCCCGAACAGCCTGGGCATCATGTCGACTCCCGTCGGGATGAACGCCTCGTTCGGCCCCGAGAACGCCACCTCGGGGCGGATGTCGTTCATGAGTCAGTCGGGCGCGTTCATCACGGCCGTACTGGACTGGGCGAACGACCAGGGCATCGGCTTCAAAGACATCGTCTCGCTCGGGAACAAGGCCGTCCTCGACGAGTCCGACTTCGTCCGCGAGTGGGGTGACGACGAGGAGACGGACGTCGTGATCGGCTACCTGGAGGGCATCGACGACGGGCAGGCGTTCATCCAGACCGCCAGGGAGGTCACCCAGGAGACGCCGATCGTCCTCGTCAAGTCCGGCCGCACCGACGCCGGCGCGCAGGCGGCCTCCAGTCACACGGGCACCATCGCCGGCTCGGATCAGGCCTACGAGGCGGGCCTCGAACAGGCGGGCGTCATCCGCGCGGAGTCGGTTCAGGAACTGTTCGACGCCGCGCGCGTCCTGGAGAGCCAACCCCTCCCCGAGACCGACGGCGTCGCGGTCATCACGAACGCGGGCGGCCCGGGCGTGATGAGCACCGACTCCATCGGCGACTCGCGGCTCTCGATGGCCTCGTTCGCCGACGAGACGCTCGAGGCCTTCTCCGAGACGCTGCCCGCGGAGGGGAACATCTACAACCCGGTCGACGTCGTCGGCGACGCGGACAACGAGCGGTTCCGCGACGCCCTCGACGTCGCCCTCGCCGACGAGAACGTCGGCAGCGCGATGGTGCTGGCCTGTCCCACCGCGGTGCTCGACTACGGCGAGTTGGCCGAGGACACGGTGGCGATGCAGGCGAAACACGACAAGCCGGTCGCCGCCTGCTTCATGGGCGGCGCGCGGGTCAAGCCCGCCGCGGAGACGCTCTCGGAGGCGGGCATCCCGAACTACTTCGATCCCGCGCGGGCGGTCGCGGGCCTCGACGCCCTCTCGCGGTTCCGCGACATCAGCGAGCGCGAGTACCGCGAGCCGACGACCTTCGACGTCGACCGCGAGCGGGCCCGGGAGATCCTCTCCTCGGTCGAGGGACGGACCGACACGCGCCTCGGCGTCGAGGCGATGGGCCTGCTCGACGCCTACGGGATCCCGACGCCCGACGGCGACATCGTCGACGCGCCGGCCGACGCGCTGGAGGTCGCAGAGCGGATCGACGGCGACGTCGTGATGAAGATCGTCAGCCCCGACATCCTGCACAAGTCCGACATCGGGGGCGTCAAGGTCGGCGTCCCGAACGAGGAGGTCTACGACGCCTACGAGGACCTCGTCTCCCGCGCCCGCAACTACCAGCCGGACGCGACGATCATCGGCGTGCAGGTGCAGGAGATGGTCGACCTCGACAGCGGCGTCGAGACCATCGTCGGGATGAACCGCGACCCGCAGTTCGGCCCGCTCCTGCTCTTCGGTCTCGGCGGCATCTTCGTCGAGACGCTCGAAGACACGACGTTCCGCGTCGCGCCCGTCTCCGAGCCCGAGGCCGAGGCGATGACCCGCGAGATCGACGCCGCGCCGCTCCTCCGGGGCGCTCGCGGCCGCGACCCCGCCGACGTCGAGGGCGTCGTCGAGACGATCCAGCGCCTCTCACAGCTCGTGACCGACTTCCCGGCCATCCTCGAACTGGACATCAACCCGCTCGTCGCCACGCCGGACGGCGTCGAAGCCGTCGACGTGCGACTCACCGTCGACCCCGACGAACTCTAG
- a CDS encoding NUDIX hydrolase, whose amino-acid sequence MDTVRTGAKALFASRSRVLLIEERRADGSTFWTLPGGGVKPTESLRDGLHRELREELRCAARLSEDVDSCLYRHRTKPDTVTHYTIVSGTLLTSPDPNASEDVVGYEWVDPENPPETTLPPIQDVIRDSGPL is encoded by the coding sequence ATGGACACGGTCCGAACCGGGGCGAAGGCGCTGTTTGCCTCCCGGTCGAGGGTCCTGCTGATCGAGGAGCGGCGGGCCGATGGCTCGACGTTCTGGACGTTACCCGGTGGCGGAGTCAAACCGACGGAATCGTTGCGAGACGGACTTCACCGCGAACTCAGAGAAGAGCTCCGCTGCGCTGCGCGCCTCTCTGAGGACGTGGACAGTTGTCTGTATCGTCACCGTACGAAACCCGACACCGTGACCCACTACACGATCGTCTCGGGAACACTACTGACGTCTCCCGACCCCAACGCATCGGAGGACGTCGTCGGTTACGAGTGGGTGGACCCGGAGAATCCCCCCGAAACAACGCTCCCTCCGATCCAGGACGTTATTCGCGACTCGGGGCCCCTGTAG
- a CDS encoding phosphotransacetylase family protein, protein MNTHTLLVTSIAESTGKTAVTLALGGLAQERGLTVGYMKPKGTRLQSNVGKTLDEDPMLARELLGLESEMHQMEPIVYSPTFVDGAIRGQEDPDELGGIVEERFGELAADTDLMLIEGGGSWTVGGIVELTDVDVADRLDAEVLLVADYEQSSDLDDVVAAAEAFGDRLAGVLFNGVTDAAFDDLEQEAVPFLESRGISVLGVVPRERELAGVRVDDLAEELGANVLTGGDDDAYVERFLVGAMGGDAALRYFRRTKNAAVITGGDRSEIIAAALEAPGVNAIILTGGHRPTSAVLGKAEQRGVPVLSVTGDTLSVVDRAEGVVNTGRARDEETIARMRELLHDHADVDAMLGAEAAAADEDVTDTDAGPDADDDPDAE, encoded by the coding sequence ATGAACACGCACACCCTACTCGTCACTTCGATCGCGGAAAGCACCGGCAAAACGGCAGTCACGCTCGCGCTCGGCGGCCTCGCTCAGGAGCGCGGTCTCACGGTGGGCTACATGAAGCCCAAGGGGACGCGGCTCCAGTCGAACGTCGGCAAGACGCTCGACGAGGACCCGATGCTCGCGCGCGAACTCCTGGGCCTGGAGAGTGAAATGCACCAGATGGAGCCGATCGTCTACTCGCCGACGTTCGTCGACGGCGCGATCCGCGGCCAGGAGGACCCCGACGAACTCGGCGGGATCGTCGAGGAGCGCTTCGGGGAACTCGCCGCCGACACGGACCTGATGCTGATCGAGGGCGGCGGCTCCTGGACGGTCGGCGGAATCGTCGAACTCACCGACGTCGACGTCGCCGACCGACTCGACGCGGAGGTCCTGCTCGTGGCGGACTACGAACAGTCGAGCGACCTCGACGACGTCGTCGCCGCCGCCGAGGCCTTCGGCGACCGGCTCGCGGGCGTGCTGTTCAACGGCGTGACCGACGCCGCCTTCGACGACCTCGAACAGGAGGCGGTCCCGTTCCTCGAAAGCCGGGGGATATCCGTCCTCGGCGTCGTCCCGCGCGAGCGAGAACTCGCGGGCGTCCGCGTCGACGACCTCGCCGAGGAGCTGGGCGCGAACGTCCTCACCGGCGGCGACGACGACGCCTACGTCGAACGGTTCCTCGTCGGGGCGATGGGCGGCGACGCGGCGCTGCGGTACTTCCGCCGGACGAAGAACGCCGCGGTCATCACCGGTGGGGACCGCTCTGAGATCATCGCGGCCGCGCTCGAAGCCCCAGGCGTCAACGCCATCATCCTGACCGGCGGTCACCGTCCGACGTCGGCGGTACTCGGCAAGGCCGAACAGCGCGGCGTGCCCGTACTCTCGGTCACCGGCGACACGCTCTCGGTCGTCGACCGCGCGGAGGGCGTCGTCAACACCGGCCGGGCCCGCGACGAGGAGACCATCGCGCGGATGCGCGAACTGCTCCACGATCACGCGGACGTCGACGCGATGCTCGGCGCGGAGGCGGCCGCAGCGGATGAGGACGTGACCGATACGGACGCCGGTCCCGACGCGGACGACGACCCCGACGCGGAGTGA
- a CDS encoding NADH-quinone oxidoreductase subunit N, producing MFDTIALQTEPAAAWTALAPALLLGLTGLVLLGIDTISPKETSNTLLAGVSAGGSLLAFAVAAWFLVAGTGQERTGGPISLYGDTLVVDGMSLFFTLIFTVVTAMVTVAAYDYLREQSHRAEFYSLVLFAATGMTMMSMANSLATVFISLELASLPSYALVAFLKKNRGSVEAGLKYFLVGSVSSGVMVFGISLVYAVTGSLVLGDVAAAIGDTEMAGVLGMGVLMIVGGVAYKTASVPFHFWAPEAYEGAPAPISAFLSSASKAAGFAVAFRVFVEAFPLGAIPAGVDWVLAFQVLAVVTMTLGNFAAATQENVKRMLAYSSIGHAGYALIGLAALTAGGPNGDVLGASMAHLLVYGFMNTGAFLFIALVEHWGVGRTFEDYNGLASTAPIAAVAMTVFMFSLAGLPPFGGFLSKYALFFSAIEAGFWWLAAVGAINSALSLFYYSRVVKAMWIESPAQDFEITSRPVGLYAAVLFAGLGTLLLLPAFGPVIETAQAVAAALF from the coding sequence ATGTTCGATACGATCGCACTGCAGACCGAACCCGCCGCCGCGTGGACCGCACTCGCCCCGGCGCTGCTGCTCGGGCTGACCGGCCTGGTGCTTCTCGGCATCGACACCATCTCCCCGAAGGAGACGAGCAACACGCTCCTGGCCGGCGTGTCCGCCGGCGGTTCGCTCCTCGCGTTCGCCGTCGCGGCGTGGTTCCTCGTCGCCGGCACCGGACAGGAGCGGACCGGCGGCCCGATATCGCTGTACGGCGACACGCTGGTCGTCGACGGGATGAGCCTCTTCTTCACGCTCATCTTCACCGTCGTCACCGCGATGGTGACCGTCGCCGCCTACGACTACCTGCGCGAGCAGTCCCACCGCGCGGAGTTCTACTCGCTCGTGCTCTTCGCCGCGACGGGGATGACGATGATGTCGATGGCGAACTCGCTGGCGACGGTCTTCATCAGCCTCGAACTCGCGTCGCTGCCCTCCTACGCGCTCGTCGCGTTCCTCAAGAAGAACCGCGGTAGCGTCGAGGCGGGCCTGAAGTACTTCCTCGTCGGCTCGGTCTCCTCGGGCGTGATGGTCTTCGGGATCAGCCTCGTCTACGCCGTCACGGGATCGCTCGTGCTCGGTGACGTGGCCGCCGCCATCGGCGACACCGAGATGGCCGGCGTCCTCGGGATGGGCGTGCTGATGATCGTCGGCGGCGTCGCCTACAAGACCGCCTCCGTGCCGTTCCACTTCTGGGCGCCGGAGGCCTACGAGGGGGCGCCCGCGCCGATCTCGGCGTTCCTCTCGTCGGCGTCGAAGGCCGCCGGCTTCGCCGTCGCCTTCCGCGTCTTCGTCGAGGCGTTCCCGCTCGGCGCGATCCCGGCGGGCGTCGACTGGGTCTTGGCGTTCCAGGTGCTCGCCGTCGTCACGATGACGCTCGGCAACTTCGCCGCCGCGACCCAGGAGAACGTCAAGCGGATGCTGGCGTACTCCTCGATCGGTCACGCGGGCTACGCGCTCATCGGCCTCGCGGCGCTGACCGCCGGCGGACCGAACGGCGACGTCCTCGGCGCGTCGATGGCGCACCTGCTCGTCTACGGCTTCATGAACACCGGCGCGTTCCTGTTCATCGCCCTGGTCGAACACTGGGGCGTCGGCCGGACGTTCGAGGACTACAACGGCCTCGCCTCGACCGCACCGATCGCCGCGGTGGCGATGACGGTGTTCATGTTCAGCCTCGCTGGGCTGCCGCCGTTCGGCGGCTTCCTCTCGAAGTACGCCCTGTTCTTCTCGGCCATCGAGGCCGGGTTCTGGTGGCTCGCCGCCGTCGGCGCGATCAACAGCGCGCTGTCGCTGTTCTACTACAGCCGCGTCGTCAAGGCGATGTGGATCGAGTCGCCCGCACAGGACTTCGAGATCACGAGCCGACCGGTCGGCCTCTACGCCGCGGTGCTGTTCGCCGGCCTCGGTACGCTGCTGCTGCTGCCGGCGTTCGGCCCGGTCATCGAGACCGCCCAGGCCGTCGCCGCCGCCTTGTTCTAA
- a CDS encoding DHH family phosphoesterase translates to MQRRLVLGCGSDAREAVERLAEWPGELTVVAESGCEGLQTGVSGVTVERGAPEDPGAYPPDAELVFVASDDAETNADAAARARAQYPDAQVIVYLGVGAAEETRATVERVADRVVDAERVLGDRIRDLTLGLGANRLQRLFAALRRIDGRLAVVMHDNPDPDAIASALALSRIAAAVGVSADSCYFGDISHQENRALVNLLDLDLIELDDEADLDAYDGVALVDHSRPGVNDGLPEDTQIDIVVDHHPPRAPVEAHFVDLRRDIGATSTLLAEYLRRAGIDPEESLATALLFGIRIDTNDFAREVSTTDFEAAAWLLTHADLSALDRVESPSMTSAVLETLARAIRDRDVRGDALASNVGPISDRDALAQAADRLLNMEGIRIAVVYGFKDGTVYVSGRARGTDVDLGESLRDALGAIGSAGGHADMAGAQVPLGILGDTGEESTEELSAIVTEVIAGRIFETLEDATTLLDVGPEGAEWVFESPFDSFEE, encoded by the coding sequence ATGCAACGGCGGCTGGTCCTCGGGTGCGGGTCGGACGCGCGCGAGGCCGTAGAGCGCCTCGCCGAGTGGCCGGGCGAGTTGACAGTCGTCGCGGAGAGTGGCTGCGAGGGCCTCCAGACCGGGGTCAGCGGCGTCACGGTCGAACGTGGAGCGCCTGAGGACCCGGGCGCGTACCCGCCGGACGCCGAATTGGTGTTCGTCGCGAGCGACGACGCCGAGACGAACGCCGACGCCGCCGCCCGGGCGCGCGCGCAGTATCCCGACGCGCAGGTGATCGTCTACCTCGGCGTCGGCGCGGCCGAGGAAACGCGGGCCACGGTCGAACGCGTCGCCGACCGCGTCGTCGACGCCGAACGCGTACTCGGGGATCGGATCCGCGATCTGACGCTCGGGCTCGGTGCGAACCGCCTGCAACGACTGTTCGCCGCGCTTCGCCGCATCGACGGTCGGTTGGCCGTGGTGATGCACGACAACCCGGACCCCGACGCCATCGCGAGCGCGCTCGCGCTCTCGCGGATCGCCGCCGCCGTGGGCGTCTCGGCGGACTCCTGTTACTTCGGAGACATCTCCCACCAGGAGAACCGGGCGCTGGTGAATCTGCTGGATCTCGATCTGATCGAACTCGACGACGAGGCGGACCTCGACGCGTACGACGGCGTCGCGCTCGTCGACCACTCTCGCCCCGGCGTCAACGACGGGCTTCCGGAGGATACCCAGATCGACATCGTGGTCGACCACCACCCGCCCCGCGCCCCCGTCGAGGCGCACTTCGTCGACCTCAGACGCGACATCGGCGCGACCAGCACGCTCCTGGCGGAGTACCTCCGCCGGGCGGGCATCGATCCCGAGGAGTCGCTGGCGACGGCGCTGCTCTTCGGGATCCGAATCGACACGAACGACTTCGCGCGGGAGGTGTCGACGACGGACTTCGAGGCCGCGGCGTGGCTGCTCACGCACGCCGACCTCTCCGCGCTGGATCGAGTCGAATCGCCGAGTATGACCTCCGCCGTCCTGGAGACGCTGGCGCGGGCGATCCGGGACCGCGACGTCCGCGGCGACGCGCTCGCGTCGAACGTCGGCCCCATCTCCGACCGCGACGCGCTCGCTCAGGCCGCCGACCGGTTGCTGAATATGGAGGGGATCCGCATCGCGGTCGTCTACGGGTTCAAAGACGGGACGGTCTACGTCTCCGGGCGGGCGCGCGGGACCGACGTGGACCTCGGCGAGTCCCTCCGAGACGCGCTCGGCGCGATCGGCAGCGCGGGTGGCCACGCCGATATGGCCGGCGCGCAGGTCCCCCTCGGCATCCTGGGAGACACCGGAGAAGAATCCACGGAGGAGCTGTCCGCGATCGTTACGGAGGTGATCGCCGGGCGGATCTTCGAGACGCTCGAAGACGCGACGACGCTTCTCGACGTCGGCCCGGAAGGCGCCGAGTGGGTGTTCGAGTCGCCCTTCGACTCCTTCGAGGAGTGA
- a CDS encoding plastocyanin/azurin family copper-binding protein, which yields MAQTSKRLSRRGLLQAAVGVGAAGGATATATAQEGTTHSIDMTDDLVFDPDSITIAPGDTVVWETVGTVGHSVTAYEDEIPDEAAYFASGGFDNEADARGAYSAGDPDSGDVPEGETYQHTFEVEGTYEYFCIPHESVGMLGSVDVTPGGAETEAGGPAVPTVPDAAKTLLVAVTGAFVAVVALAYFFLKYGGDYEMMDEEER from the coding sequence ATGGCCCAGACCTCGAAGCGGCTCTCGCGACGCGGACTCCTTCAGGCCGCGGTCGGCGTCGGTGCGGCCGGAGGTGCGACCGCAACGGCGACCGCGCAGGAGGGAACGACCCACAGCATCGACATGACCGACGACCTGGTCTTCGATCCGGACTCGATAACGATCGCCCCCGGCGACACCGTCGTCTGGGAGACCGTCGGAACCGTCGGCCACTCGGTCACCGCCTACGAAGACGAGATCCCCGACGAGGCCGCGTACTTCGCGTCGGGGGGGTTCGACAACGAGGCGGACGCGCGCGGCGCCTACTCGGCCGGCGATCCCGACAGCGGCGACGTCCCCGAGGGGGAAACCTACCAGCACACCTTCGAGGTCGAAGGGACGTACGAGTACTTCTGTATCCCTCACGAGAGCGTGGGGATGCTCGGGAGCGTCGACGTCACGCCGGGCGGCGCGGAGACGGAGGCGGGCGGACCGGCGGTCCCGACCGTCCCCGACGCCGCGAAGACTCTGCTCGTGGCGGTGACGGGTGCGTTCGTCGCCGTCGTCGCGCTCGCGTACTTCTTTTTGAAATACGGGGGCGACTACGAGATGATGGACGAAGAAGAGCGATGA
- a CDS encoding YbaK/EbsC family protein, producing MHRRAAEFTSRVRERYDLDLAVEEFPEGTKTAADAAEAVGCEVGQIASSLVFDADGDLVVVVTSGANRVDESLLAERLGAEDVAMADPERISEVVGWSIGGVPPLCHETDVPVYIDESLLDHERVWAAAGTPTAVFPIDPVELRRIAGATPIGV from the coding sequence ATGCACCGGAGAGCCGCGGAGTTCACGAGTCGGGTGCGGGAGCGCTACGACCTCGACCTCGCCGTCGAGGAGTTCCCGGAGGGGACGAAGACGGCGGCCGACGCCGCGGAGGCGGTCGGTTGCGAGGTCGGACAGATCGCCAGCAGCCTCGTCTTCGACGCCGACGGCGACCTCGTGGTCGTCGTGACCAGCGGTGCGAACCGGGTGGACGAATCGCTGCTGGCCGAGCGCCTCGGCGCCGAAGACGTGGCGATGGCTGATCCCGAGCGGATCAGCGAGGTCGTCGGGTGGAGTATCGGCGGCGTCCCTCCCCTGTGCCACGAGACCGACGTCCCCGTGTACATCGACGAGTCGCTCCTCGACCACGAGCGGGTGTGGGCCGCCGCCGGAACGCCGACCGCCGTGTTCCCGATCGATCCGGTCGAACTGCGGCGGATCGCGGGCGCGACGCCAATCGGCGTGTGA
- a CDS encoding CBS pair associated ParBc domain-containing protein has translation MSGRPKVKEYMTREVQTVAPTDTVADVARRIKESEGHNGFPVAQSRKVEGFVTASDLLLVDDEAPIFTVMTEDIIVAHPEMDVIDAARVILRSGIQKLPVVDDADNLVGIISNTDVVRSQIERATPEKVGKLMRTLEQIHGISLRQEPRVVELDDLTPTQGRVYADELEGRQYELERGLAEPLVVIDNGGDLLLADGHHRVMAAHQLGIEEMDASVIVLDEPVELGMQRTAEKEGLSSLEDIEIADYGRHPLIETTHRLQE, from the coding sequence ATGAGTGGGCGACCGAAAGTCAAGGAGTACATGACGCGCGAGGTGCAAACCGTCGCGCCGACGGACACCGTCGCAGACGTCGCGCGGCGGATCAAAGAGAGCGAGGGCCACAACGGATTCCCGGTCGCGCAGAGTCGGAAAGTCGAGGGGTTCGTCACGGCCAGCGACCTCCTCTTGGTCGACGACGAGGCGCCGATCTTCACCGTGATGACCGAGGACATCATCGTCGCCCACCCCGAGATGGACGTGATCGACGCCGCGCGCGTGATCCTCCGCTCGGGGATCCAGAAGCTCCCGGTCGTCGACGACGCCGACAACCTCGTCGGGATCATCTCGAACACGGACGTCGTCCGCTCACAGATCGAGCGCGCGACGCCGGAAAAGGTGGGGAAACTGATGCGGACGCTCGAACAGATCCACGGCATCTCGCTACGTCAGGAGCCGAGAGTGGTCGAACTCGACGACCTCACTCCGACGCAGGGGCGCGTGTACGCTGACGAACTCGAAGGGCGGCAGTACGAACTCGAACGCGGACTCGCCGAACCGCTCGTCGTGATCGACAACGGCGGCGATCTGCTGCTGGCCGACGGCCACCACCGCGTGATGGCCGCCCACCAGCTCGGAATCGAGGAGATGGACGCCTCCGTGATCGTCCTGGACGAACCGGTGGAGTTGGGGATGCAGCGGACGGCCGAGAAGGAGGGGCTCTCCTCGCTCGAAGACATCGAGATCGCCGACTACGGCCGGCATCCCCTCATCGAGACGACGCACCGGCTTCAGGAGTGA
- a CDS encoding ZIP family metal transporter — MVELWSLGFVFVAGFITALATGLGAVPFFFVSDVSDRWNVALWGIASGIMLSASVFGLVLEALGEYVQVSLSGVAVEPIPRLDLLLLGIGLLAGVVLVFVAHDLIEGADVDPHQYAEADFKKLVLILGVLTVHSFPEGVAVGVSFADLGIEGGTQLFGFVVPVLAIFMTVAISIHNVPEGVAISIPLRSMGVANWKLVWWSVFSSLPQPIGAVIAFYFVRVAREFLPAGFGFAAGAMIYLVLTEFIPEAREIGRGLPGNGRRELLGGIAAGVFAMVPLAFL; from the coding sequence ATGGTCGAGCTCTGGTCTCTCGGGTTCGTCTTCGTCGCGGGCTTCATCACCGCGCTGGCGACCGGCCTGGGTGCAGTCCCCTTCTTTTTCGTCTCGGACGTGAGCGACCGCTGGAACGTCGCGCTGTGGGGGATCGCCTCGGGCATCATGCTCTCGGCGTCGGTGTTCGGCCTGGTGCTGGAAGCGCTCGGCGAGTACGTGCAGGTGTCGCTGAGCGGGGTCGCGGTCGAGCCGATCCCTCGGCTGGATCTGCTCCTGCTGGGGATCGGCCTCCTCGCGGGCGTGGTCCTCGTGTTCGTCGCTCACGACCTCATTGAGGGCGCGGACGTCGACCCCCACCAGTACGCCGAGGCGGACTTCAAGAAACTGGTGTTGATCCTGGGCGTCCTGACGGTCCACTCGTTCCCCGAGGGCGTCGCCGTCGGCGTCTCGTTCGCCGACCTGGGCATCGAGGGCGGCACCCAGCTCTTCGGGTTCGTCGTGCCCGTCCTGGCGATCTTCATGACGGTCGCCATCTCGATCCACAACGTCCCCGAGGGCGTCGCCATCTCGATCCCGCTGCGGTCGATGGGCGTCGCGAACTGGAAACTCGTCTGGTGGTCGGTGTTCTCGAGCCTCCCGCAACCCATCGGCGCCGTGATCGCGTTCTACTTCGTCCGCGTCGCCCGGGAGTTCCTCCCGGCGGGGTTCGGCTTCGCCGCCGGCGCGATGATCTACCTGGTGCTCACGGAGTTCATCCCGGAGGCCCGAGAGATCGGTCGGGGGCTCCCCGGCAACGGTCGTCGGGAGCTACTCGGCGGCATCGCCGCCGGCGTGTTCGCGATGGTCCCGCTCGCGTTCCTCTGA